The following coding sequences lie in one Oncorhynchus kisutch isolate 150728-3 linkage group LG17, Okis_V2, whole genome shotgun sequence genomic window:
- the LOC109907291 gene encoding protein FAM8A1, which produces MATASTTENGPTSRSEESQEAQTNVNATTEYCAKLQEWMWQYYWGYANWQSWMTLTTFPFPPCNFPVAGNYQAPTGTPWPAGQPTLDARYGYNYPGIGYPFPFPAPPTTGFQTGQQMTAGTLPHDARPVQQQNGNAPQAGREYTIPSPLHRFLAETVDFFILFCVKATIILWIMHLSGMKDITKFITHFIVEEIDENTSMEDLQKMMAVALVYRVLVCFYEIICIWGAGGATPGKFLLGLRVVTCNSSVLVRPNRVLVVPASNVTLSASTVRALNKNFSIAFLFPVFIILLFFQHNRTVYDVVAGTIVVQRRGAR; this is translated from the exons ATGGCCACAGCCAGTACTACAGAGAATGGGCCGACTTCGCGTTCCGAGGAGAGCCAAGAAGCGCAAACAAATGTCAACGCCACAACTGAATACTGCGCAAAGTTACAGGAATGGATGTGGCAGTACTACTGGGGCTATGCAAATTGGCAAAGCTGGATGACTCTGACTACGTTTCCTTTTCCCCCGTGCAATTTTCCCGTAGCTGGAAACTATCAAGCACCGACTGGAACTCCATGGCCCGCTGGACAACCAACTTTAGATGCCCGATATGGGTACAACTATCCGGGAATAGGGTACCCCTTTCCATTCCCTGCGCCCCCGACTACGGGGTTTCAGACAGGGCAGCAGATGACAGCTGGGACACTGCCACATGATGCAAGGCCAGTGCAACAACAGAACGGAAACGCACCTCAAGCAG GTCGGGAATACACCATCCCTTCTCCCCTCCACAGATTCCTAGCAGAGACGGTggatttctttattttattttgtgtcaAGGCAACCATCATCCTGTGGATTATGCACCTTAGTGGCATGAA GGACATCACTAAGTTCATCACCCACTTCATAGTTGAGGAGATAGATGAGAACACGTCTATGGAGGACCTGCAGAAGATGATGGCAGTAGCTCTGGTCTACAGGGTGCTGGTCTGTTTCTATGAG aTCATCTGTATCTGGGGGGCGGGCGGTGCCACCCCAGGGAAGTTCCTCCTTGGTCTGCGGGTCGTGACATGTAACAGTTCAGTCCTGGTCCGACCTAACCGGGTACTGGTGGTACCGGCATCTAACGTCACCCTGTCAGC tTCCACGGTGCGGGCGTTGAACAAGAACTTCTCCATTGCCTTCCTGTTCCCCGTCTTCattatcctcctcttcttccaacaCAACAGGACTGTCTATGACGTTGTAGCTGGTACCATCGTGGTGCAGCGCAGAGGGGCCAGATAA